In one window of Nicotiana tabacum cultivar K326 chromosome 12, ASM71507v2, whole genome shotgun sequence DNA:
- the LOC107801166 gene encoding uncharacterized protein LOC107801166: MTETKPTVDVIPVMSKITENKFMGSNYMDWSKTIRLYLRSIDKENHLVDDPPKDETKSVWLNEDAKLFLQIKNSMHSEVNDLVSHCDYVKDLMDYLYFLYCGKGNLSRMYDVCQAFYHPSMQDRSLTTYFSEFKKVYDELNIILSFSPDVKVQQSQREQLAVMSFLSGVSPEFEGAKLQILSRTAISSLKEAFTRVLRTEKSHPGPTATIDSGVLLSRVQKNMSHSNRNRSSYSRDLKQGEVECFYCHELGHTIRYCVKLQNKNKRSQYANIATSETISPSQTSSPPINTISESGKTTKCLLSSSSKWVIDYGATDHMTGSGTVNPTSSLSLSSVLNLPDFSFNLISDLTTKQIIGKGSESGGLYVLESQVTKLDPKALKCVFLGYSRLQKGYRCYSPDLKSPTEEDDTLVYTVTHPVSSPTPLPQSPVSLDRPSEQPPVLRVYTRRQQTSEPDPLPTSASSVDPTSYVSDPSLDLPIAIRKGTRQCTYPISSFVSYDHLSTSSSSFIASLDSARIPKTVREALSHTGWHDAMIEEMMALDDNGTWELADLPTNKKAIGCKWVIAVKFNSDGTVARLKARLVAKGYAQTYGVDYLDTFPRSPS, encoded by the exons ATGACTGAAACGAAACCTACCGTTGATGTCATTCCGGTTATGTCCAAAATTACGGAGAATAAGTTCATGGGTTCCAATTACATGGATTGGAGTAAGACGATCCGTCTCTATTTGCGGAGCATCGACAAAGAGAACCACTTGGTTGATGATCCACCCAAGGATGAGACTAAATCAGTCTGGTTAAATGAGGATGCAAAATTGTTTCTCCAAATCAAGAATTCGATGCACAGTGAGGTAAATGATCTAGTTTCTCATTGTGATTATGTGAAGGATCTAATggattatttatattttttgtacTGTGGAAAAGGAAACTTGTCTCGCATGTATGATGTGTGCCAGGCATTTTACCATCCATCCATGCAAGATCGCTCTCTCACCACTTACTTCTCAGAGTTTAAGAAGGTGTATGATGAACTTAATATTATATTGTCGTTTAGTCCAGATGTGAAGGTACAACAGTCTCAGCGTGAACAACTGGCGGTCATGAGTTTCCTTTCTGGTGTTTCTCCCGAATTTGAAGGGGCCAAATTGCAGATTTTATCTAGGACTGCTATCTCTTCCTTGAAAGAGGCCTTTACAAGAGTGTTGCGTACTGAAAAGTCTCATCCAGGTCCGACAGCCACGATCGATAGTGGTGTTCTGCTTAGCCGCGTTCAAAAGAATATGAGTCATAGTAATCGCAATCGGAGTAGCTATAGTCGAGACCTAAAGCAAGGGGAAGTTGAATGTTTTTATTGTCATGAGCTCGGTCATACCATACGTTATTGTGTGAAGCTTCAGAATAAGAACAAAAGATCTCAGTATGCCAACATCGCCACTTCCGAGACTATTTCACCATCTCAGACATCATCTCCTCCTATCAATACTATCTCCGAGTCAGGTAAAACCACTAAGTGTCTCCTCTCTTCGTCATCCAAATGGGTCATTGATTATGGTGCCACAGATCATATGACAG GGTCTGGCACTGTTAACCCAACATCTTCTCTTTCCCTTAGTTCCGTCTTAAATTTGCCTGATTTTTCTTTCAATCTAATATCT GATCTTACGACGAAGCAGATTATTGGTAAAGGTTCTGAGTCTGGGggtctctatgttcttgaatCACAG GTAACTAAATTAGATCCAAAGGCCCTTAAGTGTGTGTTCTTAGGGTACTCACGTCTTCAGAAAGGTTATCGGTGTTATTCTCCAGATCTCAAAAG TCCTACAGAAGAAGATGATACTTTAGTCTACACTGTCACACATCCAGTTAGTTCTCCAACACCTCTTCCTCAGTCACCCGTTTCCCTCGATCGACCATCCGAGCAACCACCTGTTCTTCGTGTGTATACCAGGCGACAACAAACCTCAGAACCCGATCCTTTACCTACTTCTGCTTCGTCGGTAGATCCAACCTCCTATGTTTCAGATCCTAGTTTAGATCTTCCTATTGCCATTCGCAAAGGTACACGACAATGTACTTATCCTATTTCTTCTTTTGTGTCTTATGACCATTTGTCTACTTCTTCTAGCTCATTTATTGCATCATTAGATTCTGCTAGGATACCTAAAACTGTTCGTGAAGCATTGTCCCACACAGGTTGGCATGATGCAATGATAGAAGAGATGATGGCTTTAGATGATAATGGTACTTGGGAGTTGGCCGATCTGCCCACTAACAAAAAGGCTATTGGGTGCAAGTGGGTAATTGCTGTTAAGTTTAACTCCGATGGGACAGTAGCTCGCcttaaggcacgccttgttgcaaaAGGGTATGCACAGACCTATGGAGTCGACTATTTGGATACTTTTCCCCGGTCGCCAAGTTAG
- the LOC142166985 gene encoding uncharacterized protein LOC142166985, protein MIELLDLLLKDLMDSTILFGGKVIVLGGDFRQTLSVVRNGKKEDFINESLLYSHIWEELERLRLFENMRAKDDPSFCNYLLRIGNREEKVNSTNKIEIPTSLIILYTTEKESLDKLFAIIYPDVHIFFSSSCYTSSRIILTTKNDFVDDINDMFVARFPEESKTFIGIDETTEHHDQSQFEDLLHSLNPPGLPPYKLTLKQNCPIIFLCNLNLCDGLCNGTQYYYYHPKIMPIPFNRTQFPVRLYFVMTINKAQGQTLDFVGVYLREPVFSHGQLYVALSRAKSSNCVKVLIRPTIPGSADDHYTDNIVYKEIIQKATL, encoded by the exons ATGATTGAACTGCTTGATTTACTTTTGAAGGACTTAATGGATTCAACGATTCTATTTGGTGGAAAAGTTATAGTTCTTGGAGGTGACTTCAGGCAGACATTGTCGGTAGTTCGGAACGGAAAAAAGGAAGATTTCATTAATGAAAGTTTACTATATTCTCATATTTGGGAAGAACTTGAAAGGCTGCGGCTATTCGAAAATATGAGAGCGAAAGATGATCCTTCATTCTGTAATTATTTGTTGCGAATAGGAAACAGAGAAGAAAAAGTAAACTCAACAAACAAGATTGAAATTCCAACTTCTTTGATCATTCTTTATACAACCGAAAAGGAATCTTTAGATAAATTATTCGCGATAATTTATCCAGACGTGCATATATTTTTTTCCTCCTCATGCTACACAAGTTCTCGCATTATCTTAACAACTAAGAATGATTTCGTCGATGATATCAACGACATGTTTGTTGCTCGTTTCCCAGAAGAATCAAAAACTTTTATTGGTATTGATGAAACTACTGAACACCATGATCAATCACAATTTGAGGATCTGTTGCACAGTTTAAATCCACCTGGTCTGCCTCCTTACAAATTGACATTGAAACAAAATTGTCCAATTATATTCTTATGCAATTTAAATCTGTGTGATGGTTTATGCAATGGAACAC AATACTACTATTATCATCCCAAGATAATGCCTATTCCGTTTAATAGGACACAATTTCCTGTAAGACTTTACTTTGTAATGACTATAAATAAAGCGCAAGGTCAGACATTAGATTTTGTTGGAGTTTATTTGCGAGAACCTGTGTTTTCGCACGGTCAACTTTATGTGGCTTTGTCCAGAGCAAAGAGTTCGAACTGCGTGAAAGTGCTAATCCGACCGACTATACCAGGTAGTGCGGACGATCACTACACAGATAACATTGTTTACAAAGAAATCATCCAAAAAGCTACTTTATAG
- the LOC142166986 gene encoding uncharacterized protein LOC142166986, producing the protein MAMLEGLLDILRLGERDAYIIGKQNFLPSSFIGGPRDMRQRFMDAIAPVQHFGKPDLFITMTCNPSWTEIKEHLIPTDESHNRHDLISRVFREKIEEFEKDILKRNIFGKVAAFMYTIKFQKRGLPHAHFLIILTNEYKILTPEAYDNIISAEIPDENAEPDLHSLVLKHMMHDPCGNLNPTNSCIKKKGYCKFKYPKGFADQTSKGIESYPIYRRRNTRSSANVDTLVNNPLIKQTMLTQFFEMNRTNVEAMELNLLYQEFPEHFVWSSTEKMWTPRKQRHVIGRVVTCHPTEGERYYLRMLLMNIRGPKSYKDLLTVNGERCSTFRESVGLQSDNSLLECMSEAASYQMPYSLRRLFATLLIYCNPTNPRQLWEQFEEHMSEDYTLNIDQLKAYNIITERIFSNKAGAFFIDGPGGTGKTFLYRVLLATVRYKGYIALATATSGVAASILPSGRIAHSRFKIPINTYDNVSYNISKQSSLACLIQDAKLIIWDEVSMAEKK; encoded by the exons ATGGCTATGCTAGAAGGACTTCTTGACATCTTGCGATTGGGTGAACGTGATGCTTATATTATAGGGAAACAAAATTTCCTTCCAAGCTCCTTTATTGGAGGGCCTCGGGATATGAGACAACGGTTCATGGATGCTATTGCACCCGTGCAACATTTCGGTAAACCTGATTTATTTATAACTATGACATGTAATCCCTCTTGGACGGAGATAAAGGAACATTTAATTCCAACTGATGAGTCACATAATAGGCATGATTTGATCAGCCGAGTATTTAGAGAGAAAATAGAAGAATTCGAAAAGGATATACTAAAGCGAAATATCTTTGGAAAGGTAGCAGCTTTTATGTACACTATAAAGTTCCAAAAGCGAGGTTTACCACATGCTCATTttcttataatattaactaatgAATACAAAATACTTACTCCAGAGGCTTACGATAATATTATTAGTGCTGAAATACCTGATGAGAATGCAGAACCAGATTTACATTCGCTTGTTCTTAAACACATGATGCATGATCCATGTGGTAATCTAAACCCAACAAATTCTTGTATAAAGAAGAAAGGTTACTGTAAATTCAAGTATCCAAAAGGTTTTGCGGACCAGACATCAAAAGGAATAGAATCTTACCCAATTTATAGAAGACGCAATACAag AAGCAGCGCAAATGTAGATACACTTGTAAATAATCCGCTGATTAAGCAGACAATGTTAACACAATTTTTCGAAATGAATAGAACAAACGTTGAGGCTATGGAGCTCAATCTATTATACCAGGAATTCCCTGAACATTTTGTTTGGTCTTCAACAGAGAAGATGTGGACACCTCGGAAACAACGACATGTTATTGGTCGTGTTGTAACATGTCATCCAACGGAAGGTGAGCGATATTATCTTAGAATGCTATTAATGAATATTAGAGGACCAAAATCATATAAGGATTTACTAACTGTTAATGGAGAACGTTGCAGCACCTTTAGAGAATCAGTGGGATTACAAAGTGACAATAGTTTGCTTGAATGCATGTCAGAAGCAGCAAGTTACCAGATGCCATACAGTTTGAGACGTTTATTTGCTACATTACTGATTTACTGTAATCCTACGAATCCAAGACAACTCTGGGAACAATTTGAAGAGCATATGTCTGAGGATTATAC GTTGAATATAGATCAACTTAAAGCATACAATATAATTACAGAGAGAATTTTTTCAAACAAAGCTGGGGCATTCTTCATTGACGGACCTGGAGGAACAGGGAAAACCTTTTTATATCGTGTATTGTTGGCAACTGTACGATATAAAGGGTATATAGCATTGGCAACTGCCACTTCCGGTGTAGCTGCATCTATACTCCCTAGTGGACGAATTGCACATTCACGTTTTAAAATACCAATAAATACTTACGACAATGTGAGCTACAACATCAGCAAACAAAGCTCACTTGCCTGTTTGATTCAGGATGCAAAATTAATTATATGGGATGAAGTATCTATGGCGGAAAAAAAATGA